Proteins encoded within one genomic window of uncultured Draconibacterium sp.:
- a CDS encoding glycoside hydrolase family 88 protein gives MLKTASLFVILILFFSCKTPDGNNQSLSSVIDQSLEVATQQSLLMAESLKDQPDKLPQTIDKNGNLVTCNSDWWVSGFFSGVLWYLYENSPSDSLKCWAENFTLRVEDQQYTTSNHDVGFMIFCSFGNGYRITGNPEYKEVIHNASKSLITRFNPTIGCIRSWDYASWSAQWQYPVIIDNMMNLELLEWSAKTFNDTTFSYVARTHANTTMKNHFRDDYSSYHVISYDTISSAVEKKNTSQGYSDESAWARGQAWGLYGYTMMYRETGNEADLEQAKHIADFIINHPNLPEDKIPYWDFNAPDIPNALRDASAGAIICSALLELSGYVSVEKAESYLDIAETQLRSLSSDKYLAKPGENANFILKHSVGHMPNKSEIDVPLSYADYYFVEALMRAKELVKQGKM, from the coding sequence ATGTTAAAAACCGCTTCCTTATTTGTCATCCTAATTCTGTTTTTCAGTTGTAAAACTCCCGACGGCAATAATCAGTCATTGAGTTCAGTAATCGACCAATCGCTTGAAGTTGCCACACAACAAAGCCTCCTGATGGCAGAATCATTAAAAGATCAACCGGATAAACTTCCTCAAACAATTGACAAAAATGGCAACTTAGTTACCTGTAATTCGGATTGGTGGGTTAGTGGATTTTTCTCTGGTGTATTGTGGTATTTGTATGAAAATTCACCGTCCGACTCGTTAAAATGTTGGGCAGAAAACTTCACCCTGCGTGTTGAAGATCAGCAATACACTACCAGCAATCACGATGTTGGTTTTATGATCTTTTGCAGTTTCGGAAACGGTTACCGCATCACCGGAAATCCTGAATACAAAGAAGTGATCCATAACGCATCAAAATCGTTGATCACGCGTTTTAATCCAACTATTGGCTGCATTCGTTCGTGGGATTATGCCAGCTGGAGCGCCCAGTGGCAATACCCGGTTATTATCGATAATATGATGAACCTGGAGTTGCTGGAGTGGAGTGCCAAAACATTTAACGACACTACTTTTAGCTATGTGGCACGCACACATGCCAACACTACCATGAAAAACCATTTCCGTGACGATTACAGCAGCTATCACGTGATTTCGTACGATACCATTTCAAGCGCTGTGGAAAAGAAAAACACATCACAGGGATATTCTGATGAGTCGGCATGGGCACGTGGTCAGGCATGGGGACTTTACGGTTACACTATGATGTATCGTGAAACAGGAAATGAAGCCGATTTAGAACAGGCCAAACATATTGCCGATTTTATCATCAATCACCCAAACCTGCCGGAAGACAAAATTCCTTATTGGGATTTTAATGCGCCGGATATTCCCAATGCTTTGCGCGATGCATCAGCAGGTGCGATTATATGTTCTGCATTACTTGAATTAAGCGGTTATGTTTCGGTTGAAAAAGCAGAATCATATCTCGATATTGCGGAAACACAGCTTCGCAGTTTAAGTTCCGATAAGTATTTGGCAAAACCCGGTGAGAATGCAAATTTCATTCTGAAACACAGCGTTGGCCATATGCCTAACAAAAGTGAGATTGACGTTCCGTTAAGCTATGCAGACTACTATTTTGTGGAAGCTTTAATGCGTGCTAAAGAACTCGTCAAACAGGGTAAGATGTAA
- a CDS encoding zinc-binding dehydrogenase, with product MKTKAVRLYGKKDLRVEEFELPAISDDEILAKVITDSLCMSSYKAANQASDHKRIPDDIAENPIMIGHEFAGEIVEVGANWQSKFKSGQKFSIQPAIYYEDGPVGVLSAPGYSYKYIGGDATYVIIPKDVLVQDCLLAYEGPGYYPASLAEPLSCVIGAMHANYHTTAGSYVHKMEIVEGGKMAILAGVGPMGLAAINYVLRREDRKPSLMVVTDIDQTRLDRAAELYTVEFAKGRGIDLKYINTAEMADPVAGLKELTGGTGYDDVFVFAPVAPVVEQGDAILGFDGCLNFFAGPSNTEFSAKMNFYNVHYAYTHIVGTSGGNTDDMNEALEIMTAGLDPAGLVTHIGGLNAVPEATLNLPNIPGGKKLIYTHFDFPLTAIAEFEEKGKDNPVYAELDKLCKKYMGLWNVEAEAYLLENGDKL from the coding sequence ATGAAGACAAAAGCAGTTCGATTATACGGTAAAAAAGACCTTCGTGTAGAGGAGTTTGAATTACCAGCAATCAGTGATGATGAGATTTTGGCCAAAGTAATAACCGACAGCCTTTGTATGTCGAGTTACAAAGCTGCCAACCAGGCAAGCGATCACAAACGTATTCCGGATGATATCGCCGAGAATCCGATTATGATTGGTCACGAGTTTGCCGGTGAAATTGTTGAAGTGGGAGCCAACTGGCAAAGTAAATTCAAGTCAGGACAGAAATTTTCTATCCAACCTGCAATTTATTACGAAGATGGTCCGGTAGGCGTTTTGAGTGCTCCGGGTTATTCGTACAAATATATTGGCGGTGATGCAACTTATGTGATCATTCCAAAAGATGTATTGGTACAGGATTGTCTGTTAGCTTACGAAGGACCAGGTTATTATCCTGCGTCGTTGGCAGAGCCTTTAAGCTGTGTTATTGGTGCTATGCATGCCAATTACCACACAACAGCCGGAAGCTACGTACACAAGATGGAAATTGTTGAGGGTGGAAAAATGGCCATTCTTGCCGGTGTTGGTCCAATGGGACTGGCAGCCATCAATTACGTTTTGCGCCGCGAAGACAGAAAACCATCGTTGATGGTGGTTACCGATATCGACCAGACAAGATTGGACCGTGCAGCTGAGCTTTATACCGTTGAGTTCGCCAAAGGGCGTGGCATTGATTTGAAATACATCAATACTGCAGAAATGGCTGATCCTGTAGCTGGGCTAAAGGAATTAACCGGCGGCACAGGTTACGACGATGTATTTGTTTTTGCACCGGTTGCACCGGTTGTTGAGCAAGGCGATGCAATTCTTGGTTTCGACGGATGTTTGAACTTTTTTGCAGGACCATCAAACACGGAGTTCTCGGCAAAAATGAATTTCTATAACGTACACTACGCTTATACGCACATTGTTGGAACTTCAGGCGGTAATACCGATGACATGAACGAAGCGCTGGAAATTATGACCGCAGGACTGGATCCTGCAGGATTGGTAACCCACATTGGTGGTTTAAATGCAGTGCCTGAAGCTACTTTGAATCTGCCGAATATTCCGGGAGGTAAGAAATTGATTTATACACATTTTGATTTTCCGCTTACAGCAATTGCTGAATTCGAGGAGAAAGGAAAAGATAACCCGGTGTATGCCGAGCTGGATAAGCTTTGCAAAAAGTACATGGGATTGTGGAATGTGGAAGCAGAAGCCTATTTATTGGAAAATGGCGATAAATTGTAG
- a CDS encoding SDR family NAD(P)-dependent oxidoreductase: MEGLENLIKISQFYGKKPEMVIAGGGNTSYKNDENIWVKASGHALATITEDGFAKLDRKKLGLISEKTYSADSFERERQIKDDLMEATITKDRRPSVETSMHDVIDYAYVVHLHPTKVNGLMCGNEVEKYLDELFGDQVVYIPYIDPGYVLFKEVEKQLAKFKAEKGKAAQIIFLQNHGIFVAADSIDEIETIYNDVFVKLNSALKEELSVEALPIRDDIAEFVPAIRMMVSEEEIKTLKLRNNAVIAQFSKDAAAFEKVAKPFTPDLIVYCKSKYIFIENTENVEDLLSEAKDKIAAFISTNGFAPKVILLKGIGLLAVGDHAAQCDTILDVYEDAMKISAYSESFGGQHFMTPEQIAFIDTWEVENYRRKIAAGTSVGRVQNKTIIVTGAAMGFGEGIARHLTEEGANIVVADINEEVGNKTAAALAAMKGNNRAIFVKTNVADMDSLANLMKETVATFGGLDVFVSNAGVLRAGGLDEMTPENFEFVTKINYNAYFYCTKVASKILKLQNAFKPDYYSDIIQINSKSGLKGSKKNFAYAGGKFGGIGLTQSFALELAPEKIKVNSVCPGNFYEGPLWSDPENGLFIQYLNAGKVPGAKTIDDVKKFYLDQVPLGKGCSPKDVVKGILYLIDQENETGQALPISGGQSMLH; this comes from the coding sequence ATGGAAGGATTAGAAAATCTTATTAAGATATCGCAATTCTATGGCAAAAAACCGGAGATGGTTATTGCCGGAGGTGGAAACACTTCTTATAAAAACGACGAAAATATTTGGGTGAAAGCCAGTGGTCATGCGCTTGCAACAATTACCGAAGATGGTTTTGCAAAACTTGACCGCAAGAAACTGGGACTGATCTCAGAAAAAACATACAGCGCCGATTCATTTGAGCGCGAACGTCAGATTAAAGACGATCTGATGGAAGCTACCATCACAAAAGATCGCCGTCCGTCGGTGGAAACATCAATGCACGATGTTATCGATTACGCTTATGTGGTGCACCTGCATCCAACAAAAGTAAATGGTTTGATGTGTGGCAATGAAGTGGAAAAATACCTCGACGAATTGTTTGGCGACCAGGTGGTTTATATTCCGTATATCGACCCGGGTTATGTGCTGTTTAAAGAAGTTGAAAAGCAGTTGGCCAAATTCAAAGCTGAAAAAGGAAAAGCTGCGCAGATCATCTTTTTGCAAAACCACGGAATTTTTGTGGCTGCCGATTCAATCGATGAAATTGAGACGATATACAACGATGTATTTGTAAAACTGAACAGTGCTTTGAAAGAAGAATTGTCTGTTGAAGCACTGCCAATTCGTGATGATATTGCTGAATTTGTTCCTGCCATACGAATGATGGTTTCTGAAGAAGAAATTAAAACGTTGAAGCTACGTAACAATGCAGTAATTGCTCAGTTTTCAAAAGATGCAGCGGCCTTTGAAAAAGTGGCCAAGCCTTTTACGCCGGATCTGATCGTTTATTGCAAATCGAAATACATATTTATTGAAAATACCGAGAACGTTGAAGACCTGTTGAGTGAGGCCAAAGATAAGATCGCGGCATTTATTTCAACAAACGGCTTTGCACCAAAAGTCATTTTGCTGAAAGGAATCGGTTTGTTGGCTGTTGGCGATCATGCTGCACAGTGTGATACCATTCTTGATGTTTACGAAGATGCGATGAAGATCAGCGCTTATTCTGAATCGTTCGGTGGTCAGCATTTTATGACACCCGAGCAAATTGCATTTATCGATACCTGGGAAGTGGAAAATTATCGCCGTAAAATTGCTGCCGGAACTTCTGTTGGTCGCGTTCAAAATAAAACTATTATTGTAACCGGTGCTGCCATGGGATTTGGCGAAGGTATTGCCCGCCATTTAACTGAAGAGGGTGCCAATATTGTTGTTGCAGACATTAACGAAGAAGTTGGAAATAAAACAGCTGCCGCACTGGCTGCTATGAAAGGCAACAACAGGGCGATTTTCGTAAAAACCAACGTGGCGGATATGGATAGCCTGGCCAATTTGATGAAAGAAACCGTTGCTACTTTTGGAGGTCTGGATGTATTTGTAAGCAATGCGGGTGTGTTGCGTGCAGGCGGTCTGGATGAAATGACTCCGGAGAATTTTGAGTTTGTTACCAAAATAAACTACAACGCTTATTTCTATTGCACAAAAGTAGCTTCTAAAATATTGAAACTTCAAAATGCTTTTAAACCGGATTATTACTCTGATATCATTCAGATCAACTCAAAATCGGGCTTAAAAGGCAGTAAGAAGAACTTTGCATATGCCGGTGGTAAATTTGGTGGAATCGGTCTTACTCAGTCGTTTGCACTGGAACTGGCACCCGAAAAAATTAAGGTGAATTCGGTTTGTCCGGGTAACTTTTACGAAGGTCCGCTGTGGAGCGATCCTGAAAACGGTTTGTTCATTCAGTATCTGAATGCAGGAAAAGTGCCGGGAGCAAAAACAATCGACGATGTGAAGAAGTTTTATTTAGACCAGGTGCCACTTGGGAAAGGATGTTCGCCAAAAGACGTGGTAAAAGGAATTTTATACCTAATTGACCAGGAGAATGAAACAGGACAGGCGCTGCCGATTTCGGGAGGACAGTCGATGTTGCACTAG
- a CDS encoding PHP domain-containing protein — translation MNFLKEYPDIETLMRIGGDVSVPHVNGHIHTPYSFSSFDNIAQIFDLAKDEEVDVLGINDFFVSDGYNEFYNYAVKNGVFPLFNVEFIGLIPEFQRRNVTINDPNNPGRIYFSGKGLNYPYRVSEENAQFLKELFAESQKQVKQMIEKVNYLLQSIYPDMSLTYEDVKAKYAKELVRERHIATAIRTLVEENYPKKSGKMMFYTELFDVEPKSNPEDIPAIENEIRGKLLKAGGSAFVPESPASFPPVQRISEYILDAGGIPCYPVLLDDRKGNLITGFEKDWEFMDEQLKAMNVHMIELIPSRNSVQKLREFIKYFTKKGYVISLGSEHNTPGVFPIEVKVDGEDILPEDLKKVSYDGACVIAAHQYLKTNGEEGFVKANGDRTERSIADLITLGNAVIKEMIA, via the coding sequence ATGAATTTTCTAAAAGAATACCCGGATATTGAAACATTAATGCGAATTGGAGGCGATGTTAGCGTTCCTCACGTTAACGGACACATCCATACTCCATACTCATTCAGCTCATTCGATAATATCGCGCAGATTTTTGATCTGGCAAAAGACGAAGAGGTTGATGTGTTGGGAATTAACGACTTTTTTGTTTCTGACGGATATAACGAATTTTATAATTACGCAGTAAAAAACGGCGTATTTCCATTGTTTAATGTTGAGTTTATCGGATTGATTCCGGAGTTTCAACGCCGCAATGTTACTATCAACGATCCGAATAATCCAGGCCGTATTTATTTCAGTGGTAAAGGATTGAATTATCCTTACCGGGTTTCGGAAGAAAACGCGCAGTTTTTGAAAGAGCTTTTTGCTGAAAGCCAGAAACAGGTGAAGCAGATGATTGAAAAGGTGAACTATCTTTTGCAATCGATCTATCCTGATATGAGTCTGACTTACGAAGATGTAAAAGCGAAATATGCCAAAGAACTGGTGCGCGAAAGACATATTGCAACAGCTATTCGTACTTTGGTTGAGGAGAATTATCCGAAAAAGTCGGGTAAAATGATGTTCTACACCGAACTTTTTGATGTGGAACCAAAATCAAATCCTGAAGATATTCCTGCAATTGAAAACGAAATTCGCGGTAAACTATTAAAAGCCGGAGGTTCTGCGTTTGTTCCTGAATCGCCTGCATCATTCCCGCCGGTACAACGCATTAGCGAGTACATTTTGGATGCCGGTGGAATTCCGTGTTATCCGGTTTTGCTCGACGACCGAAAAGGAAATCTGATCACTGGTTTCGAGAAGGATTGGGAATTTATGGATGAGCAGTTAAAGGCAATGAATGTGCACATGATCGAGCTGATCCCGTCACGAAATTCAGTGCAGAAATTGCGCGAGTTCATCAAATATTTTACCAAGAAAGGATATGTGATTTCTTTGGGATCGGAGCACAATACGCCGGGAGTTTTCCCAATCGAGGTGAAAGTTGATGGGGAAGATATTCTGCCAGAAGACTTGAAAAAAGTATCGTACGATGGTGCTTGTGTTATCGCGGCTCATCAATATTTAAAAACCAATGGGGAAGAGGGATTTGTTAAGGCAAATGGCGATCGTACCGAACGTTCGATAGCCGACCTGATCACTCTTGGAAACGCGGTTATAAAAGAAATGATCGCATAA